In the Helianthus annuus cultivar XRQ/B chromosome 11, HanXRQr2.0-SUNRISE, whole genome shotgun sequence genome, one interval contains:
- the LOC110889684 gene encoding pentatricopeptide repeat-containing protein At5g39350: MNGTSNTLLNITHLFTRTTLPTVVQIESLLYTFAAKKSLTSITKLHANLIVSGLLSPYESRFIPALLASGYALSGHIPYARQLFDELPQRTKRAYNSMIKVYTEKGLPYNALQVFVEMVESGNPKPDRLTYPFVVKACAELEMYRFGLSVHGLVISGGVDSNTFVGNSLLSMYMSFGENDSAKRVFDEMRDKGVVSWNALISGYFKNGYPNESLMVFKKMVDEKAEIDNATVVSVLPACAYLKRLDVGKEVHDLVRNNGLDENLFVRNALVDMYVKCSQMDDARVIFDETSQRDVVTWTSMVNGYIVNNDTKSAISLCPLMLLEGVKPNALTLASFLSACADLKYLREGKTFHGFAMKNNLDSDVNVETGLIDMYAKCASVSYSFRVFNKTSKVKTAPWNAILSGTTENGLGTEAILLFNEMRRKGVLPNQATLKCVLPAYAITTDLKQVSSIHGYLIRSGFLSKGDLATGLIDIYSKCGALEQAYMAFNEVETKERDIILWSVIISGYGKHGDGATALSLFNQMVQTGVQPNEVTFTSALHACSHSGLVDEGLGLFQFMLKEGKVNPRASHYTCIIDLLGRAGRVHEAYELITTMPFAPNHTVWGALLAACVVHENVELGEIAAKWLFELEPENTGNYILMGNIYAAVGRWEEAENVRNMINEIGLRKSPAHSFIGAGHE, encoded by the coding sequence ATGAATGGCACATCAAACACACTTTTAAACATCACCCACTTATTCACCCGCACAACACTCCCAACAGTCGTTCAAATCGAGTCACTTTTGTACACTTTTGCCGCCAAAAAATCCCTCACAAGCATCACAAAACTCCATGCCAATCTCATCGTATCTGGCCTCCTGTCACCATACGAATCACGATTCATCCCTGCACTTCTGGCATCTGGGTACGCGTTATCTGGCCACATTCCGTATGCACGCCAACTGTTCGATGAATTGCCTCAAAGAACTAAGCGTGCATACAACAGTATGATTAAGGTGTATACTGAAAAGGGGTTGCCGTATAATGCACTCCAGGTGTTTGTGGAAATGGTTGAGTCAGGAAACCCGAAGCCGGATAGGCTTACGTACCCTTTTGTTGTTAAAGCTTGTGCTGAACTGGAAATGTATCGGTTTGGTTTGTCGGTTCATGGTTTGGTTATAAGCGGCGGTGTTGATTCGAATACGTTTGTGGGTAATTCGTTGTTGTCGATGTACATGAGTTTTGGTGAGAATGATAGTGCGAAACGAGTGTTTGATGAGATGCGGGACAAGGGCGTGGTTTCTTGGAACGCTTTGATTAGTGGGTATTTTAAAAACGGGTATCCTAACGAGTcgttgatggttttcaagaaaaTGGTTGATGAAAAAGCGGAGATTGATAACGCGACTGTTGTTTCAGTGCTCCCTGCGTGTGCGTATTTGAAACGGTTAGATGTGGGAAAAGAGGTTCACGATTTGGTGAGAAATAACGGTTTGGATGAAAATTTGTTTGTTCGGAATGCTTTGGTGGATATGTATGTAAAATGCAGTCAAATGGATGACGCGCGCGTTATTTTCGATGAAACTAGTCAGAGAGATGTAGTGACATGGACTTCAATGGTAAACGGTTACATTGTAAATAACGACACAAAAAGCGCGATTTCACTTTGTCCGTTAATGCTGCTTGAAGGCGTAAAACCTAACGCGTTAACCCTCGCTTCATTTCTTTCAGCTTGTGCGGACTTAAAGTACTTGCGCGAAGGTAAGACCTTTCACGGATTCGCGATGAAGAATAATCTCGACTCCGATGTAAATGTAGAGACTGGATTGATTGACATGTACGCTAAATGTGCGTCTGTTAGTTATAGCTTTCGTGTGTTTAACAAAACGTCAAAAGTAAAAACCGCCCCATGGAATGCAATTCTTTCCGGAACAACTGAAAACGGGCTCGGTACAGAAGCAATATTATTATTCAACGAAATGAGGCGAAAAGGTGTTTTACCAAACCAAGCAACGCTAAAGTGTGTGTTACCCGCGTATGCAATTACCACAGATCTTAAACAAGTAAGTAGCATTCACGGTTATCTAATAAGATCAGGGTTTTTATCAAAAGGCGATTTAGCAACCGGTTTAATCGATATATACTCGAAATGCGGAGCTTTGGAACAAGCTTACATGGCGTTTAACGAGGTTGAAACAAAAGAAAGAGATATTATACTATGGAGTGTGATCATATCGGGTTACGGGAAACACGGGGACGGTGCGACCGCACTTTCACTATTTAACCAAATGGTTCAAACCGGGGTGCAACCGAATGAAGTCACATTTACGTCTGCGTTACACGCGTGTAGCCATTCGGGTTTAGTGGATGAGGGTTTGGGCTTATTTCAGTTCATGTTAAAAGAGGGTAAAGTTAACCCACGCGCGTCTCATTACACTTGTATTATTGACCTTCTGGGTCGAGCCGGGAGGGTTCACGAGGCGTATGAGTTAATTACCACAATGCCATTTGCGCCTAATCATACCGTTTGGGGGGCATTGTTAGCGGCTTGTGTGGTTCATGAGAATGTGGAGTTGGGAGAAATAGCGGCAAAATGGTTGTTCGAGTTAGAACCCGAGAATACCGGGAATTATATTTTAATGGGAAATATTTACGCTGCGGTTGGTAGGTGGGAAGAGGCGGAGAATGTGCGGAATATGATAAACGAAATCGGGTTAAGGAAATCGCCGGCTCATAGCTTCATAGGAGCCGGCCATGAATGA